A window of the Henckelia pumila isolate YLH828 chromosome 3, ASM3356847v2, whole genome shotgun sequence genome harbors these coding sequences:
- the LOC140890559 gene encoding protein SAWADEE HOMEODOMAIN HOMOLOG 2 isoform X1: MGRPPSNGGPSFRFNQSEVLEMDSILQAHGYTVPSREILEAIAQRFSNTAERSGKVEVSAKQVWNWFQNRRYALRAKATKAPAPEQVYVPPVPRDDQAVARNLPPTPQPQPVNSTTVKSMPQVTQSVPAPSAAQNAIRNASDNSQLEFEAKSARDGAWYDVASFLSHRSLETADPEVLVRFAGFGPEEDEWVNIRRHVRQRSLPCESSECVAVLPGDLTLCFQEGKEQALYFDAHVLDAQRRRHDVRGCRCRFLVRYDHDQAEEIVPLRKVCRRPETDYRLQQLHTSSTNVNPQKIGLDLHVVNSTKISVPDETQKQPKTEEHVDGGRTVASPVTPPHAPATVESTLVPSNTIETKTETAVANSNPLDAATVPSGSNLSVQQG, translated from the exons ATGGGTCGGCCGCCCAGCAACGGAGGCCCCTCCTTCCGCTTCAACCAATCCGAG GTTTTGGAAATGGATTCAATTTTGCAAGCACATGGTTATACCGTGCCGTCACGCGAAATACTTGAAGCTATTGCTCAAAGGTTCAG TAATACAGCTGAGAGATCTGGGAAGGTGGAAGTTTCAGCTAAACAA GTATGGAACTGGTTTCAGAACAGGCGATATGCCCTTCGAGCTAAAGCAACTAAGGCTCCAGCTCCTGAGCAGGTATACGTTCCTCCTGTTCCCAGAGACGATCAAGCTGTAGCGAGAAATTTGCCCCCGACTCCTCAACCCCAGCCTGTCAACTCAA CTACAGTGAAAAGTATGCCTCAAGTCACTCAGTCTGTGCCTGCTCCATCAG CAGCACAAAATGCCATCAGGAATGCTTCGGATAATTCTCAGTTGGAGTTTGAAGCTAAATCTGCGAGAGATGGTGCATG GTATGATGTCGCTTCATTTTTATCGCACAGATCCTTAGAGACTGCAGATCCG GAAGTTCTTGTGCGTTTTGCTGGATTTGGTCCAGAAGAGGATGAATGGGTCAATATCCGCAGGCACGTGAGACAGCGATCACTCCCATGTGAATCATCAGAATGCGTAGCTGTTCTGCCGGGAGATCTGACGCTATGCTTCCAG GAAGGGAAAGAGCAGGCCTTATACTTCGACGCACATGTTCTTGATGCCCAAAGACGGAGGCATGATGTACGAGGTTGTCGTTGTAGATTTCTAGTCCGATACGATCATGACCAAGCTGAG GAAATAGTTCCTCTCAGAAAGGTTTGTCGTCGACCTGAGACAGATTACAGGTTGCAGCAACTTCATACCAGTTCTACAAACGTGAATCCACAGAAAATAGGTTTGGATCTTCATGTTGTGAATTCAACAAAAATCAGCGTCCCAGATGAAACCCAAAAGCAGCCAAAAACCGAGGAGCATGTAGATGGAGGAAGAACCGTTGCTTCTCCAGTTACTCCTCCGCATGCTCCTGCAACAGTAGAATCGACATTGGTTCCTTCAAATACTATCGAGACTAAAACTGAAACTGCTGTTGCAAACTCAAATCCATTAGATGCTGCTACTGTCCCTAGTGGCTCCAATCTAAGCGTGCAGCAGGGGTAG
- the LOC140892982 gene encoding ras-related protein Rab11B produces the protein MAGGYRAEDDYDYLFKLVLIGDSGVGKSNLLSRFTRNEFSLESKSTIGVEFATRSIRVDDKVVKAQIWDTAGQERYRAITSAYYRGAVGALLVFDVTRHVTFENVERWLKELRDHTDQNIVIMLVGNKADLRHLRAVSTEDGKAFAEREKTYFMETSALESMNVENAFTEVLTQIYHVVSRKALDIGDDPAALPKGQSINVGKDDVSAVKKMGCCSV, from the exons ATGGCGGGCGGATATAGGGCGGAAGACGACTACGATTACCTCTTCAAGCTGGTGTTGATCGGCGATTCGGGCGTCGGAAAATCGAATTTGTTGTCGAGGTTCACCAGGAATGAGTTCAGCTTGGAGTCAAAATCAACTATCGGAGTTGAATTCGCCACGCGCAGCATTCGTGTTGACGATAAGGTGGTCAAGGCCCAGATTTGGGATACCGCTGGTCAAGAAAG ATACCGTGCAATTACAAGTGCCTACTACAGAGGAGCTGTTGGCGCATTACTTGTCTTTGATGTCACCAGGCATGTCACATTTGAGAATGTTGAGAGATGGTTAAAAGAGCTTCGAGATCACACAGACCAGAACATCGTGATCATGCTTGTGGGCAACAAGGCAGATTTACGTCACCTCCGCGCTGTTTCCACCGAGGATGGCAAAGCTTTTGCTGAGAGGGAGAAAACCTATTTCATGGAGACATCTGCGCTCGAGTCGATGAATGTTGAGAATGCTTTCACTGAAGTACTCACCCAAATATACCATGTGGTTAGTCGAAAAGCACTTGATATTGGAGATGATCCTGCAGCCTTGCCCAAAGGGCAAAGTATAAATGTCGGGAAGGATGACGTTTCAGCCGTGAAAAAGATGGGTTGCTGTTCCGTATGA
- the LOC140892981 gene encoding uncharacterized protein, whose product MAKESSPEPEKNQEFGTPVKPKRRGPRIPHEYEDDPDEQLKKERRINGASLASHKPSYCLMKFGGSSQCEGESLRSRHRKKLRWLVKKLIKARNWTEAGGVLSVLLQGSGRDKSPSRNRAKYWAALELLNYIKDGSINLKKARNVYELWMKKMGSLKNWSERNRFAVQVEFILFCLQNGNMENAHQAALCLMQERGFCNDPVSNLVVGMVFYQLWYSGIPKELQLTELDSSGTFMQSNTFMGGMHMSINNSMEDDGLEFRGAESPLRGDSNSSVANNKEAFEENGNRIKEEPMEIDEKLGEDISHPNLQSQGFYMNSVKVSEQRDYSFSNDSDDQPHASIFYTQGLPPWLLPLKLPDSHENLEDAMQMHKKLRTDFYTSSVNCLRVALYSTPPVIEAFHPLIQMLLLGDQVGEALGEVENMSKFSDSIVHRRLKAGLVEHFDGENYVKLCTCFEEILKKDPTCGDSLAKLFLLHQRGEYNIHNLVEMIALHLDATYGTCDTWKELASCFLKLSQCEEDRISMCGDDGDQCSREFMGHSNKIPEIFTDSESGKSWRFRFRWWERRHFNNSILKSDMTSGDLQRLTYKAAAASHIYGRDFRYVAKTIEYLEKEADMEMYALLQTHVLNSVGFYKAENGNSL is encoded by the exons ATGGCGAAAGAATCGTCGCCGGAACCGGAGAAGAATCAAGAATTTGGAACACCGGTGAAACCCAAGCGAAGAGGGCCGAGAATTCCTCATGAATACGAGGACGATCCCGACGAGCAATTGAAAAAAGAGAGAAGAATCAATGGGGCGTCGTTAGCTAGCCACAAGCCCAGTTATTGCCTGATGAAATTCGGTGGGAGTTCTCAGTGTGAGGGGGAAAGCCTGCGATCTCGGCATAGGAAGAAGCTGCGATGGCTCGTCAAGAAACTTATCAAGGCCCGTAACTGGACAGAAGCGGGTGGCGTATTGAGCGTGTTGCTTCAAGGGAGTGGCAGGGACAAGTCTCCCTCTCGGAATCGCGCCAAGTATTGG GCTGCATTAGAGCTTCTCAATTATATTAAAGATGGGAGTATCAACCTAAAAAAAGCCCGCAATGTTTATGAGCTGTGGATGAAAAAGATGGGTTCTTTGAAAAATTGGTCAGAAAGG AATAGGTTTGCGGTGCAAGTGGAGTTTATTCTATTTTGCCTTCAAAATGGGAATATGGAGAATGCACATCAAGCAGCTCTTTG CCTCATGCAGGAAAGGGGCTTTTGTAATGACCCTGTGTCAAATTTGGTTGTTGGGATGGTATTTTATCAGCTATGGTATTCTGGCATTCCAAAAGAATTACAGTTGACGGAGCTGGACTCCTCTGGCACGTTTATGCAATCAAATACATTCATGGGTGGAATGCACATGTCAATTAATAATTCTATGGAAGATGATGGTCTTGAATTCAGAGGAGCTGAATCTCCCTTACGAGGTGATTCAAACTCCTCAGTTGCCAACAACAAGGAAGCATTTGAAGAAAATGGTAACCGAATCAAAGAAGAACCAATGGAAATTGATGAAAAACTGGGAGAAGATATTTCTCACCCCAATCTTCAGTCTCAAGGTTTTTACATGAATTCTGTTAAGGTTAGCGAGCAAAGGGATTATTCTTTCTCTAATGATAGTGATGATCAGCCACATGCCTCTATTTTTTACACCCAAG GTCTTCCTCCATGGTTATTGCCTTTAAAATTGCCCGATTCTCATGAAAATTTGGAGGATGCCATGCAAATGCACAAAAAATTACGTACTGACTTCTATACAAGCTCGGTGAATTGCTTACGTGTTGCCCTGTACTCAACACCTCCAGTAATTGAGGCCTTTCACCCTTTAATACAG ATGCTGCTTCTTGGAGATCAGGTTGGCGAGGCCCTTGGTGAAGTCGAAAATATGTCTAAGTTTTCAGATTCGATTGTACATCGGAG ACTGAAAGCAGGCCTAGTGGAGCATTTTGATGGTGAAAATTATGTCAAACTCTGTACATGTTTTGAGGAAATTTTGAAGAAGGATCCAACATGTGGTGACTCCTTGGCAAAACTGTTTCTTTTACATCAGCGTG GGGAATACAACATTCACAATCTGGTAGAAATGATAGCCTTACACCTAGATGCCACATATGGAACCTGTGACACGTGGAAGGAGTTAGCATCTTGCTTCTTGAAGCTCTCTCAGTGTGAAGAAGATAGAATTTCCATGTGTGGTGATGACGGTGATCAATGCAGTCGGGAATTTATGGGTCACTCTAACAAGATCCCAGAAATATTCACTGATAGTGAATCTGGAAAATCATGGAGATTTCGTTTTAGATGGTGGGAGAGACGGCATTTCAACAACAGCATCCTCAAGTCAGATATGACTTCAG GTGACCTGCAGCGGTTGACATACAAAGCAGCGGCGGCTTCACATATTTATGGACGAGACTTTAGATATGTCGCCAAGACAATCGAATATTTAGAGAAGGAAGCTGATATGGAAATGTATGCTCTTTTGCAAACGCATGTTTTGAATTCTGTTGGATTTTATAAAGCAGAAAACGGGAACTCTTTATAA
- the LOC140890559 gene encoding protein SAWADEE HOMEODOMAIN HOMOLOG 2 isoform X2, protein MGRPPSNGGPSFRFNQSEVLEMDSILQAHGYTVPSREILEAIAQRFSNTAERSGKVEVSAKQVWNWFQNRRYALRAKATKAPAPEQVYVPPVPRDDQAVARNLPPTPQPQPVNSTTVKSMPQVTQSVPAPSAQNAIRNASDNSQLEFEAKSARDGAWYDVASFLSHRSLETADPEVLVRFAGFGPEEDEWVNIRRHVRQRSLPCESSECVAVLPGDLTLCFQEGKEQALYFDAHVLDAQRRRHDVRGCRCRFLVRYDHDQAEEIVPLRKVCRRPETDYRLQQLHTSSTNVNPQKIGLDLHVVNSTKISVPDETQKQPKTEEHVDGGRTVASPVTPPHAPATVESTLVPSNTIETKTETAVANSNPLDAATVPSGSNLSVQQG, encoded by the exons ATGGGTCGGCCGCCCAGCAACGGAGGCCCCTCCTTCCGCTTCAACCAATCCGAG GTTTTGGAAATGGATTCAATTTTGCAAGCACATGGTTATACCGTGCCGTCACGCGAAATACTTGAAGCTATTGCTCAAAGGTTCAG TAATACAGCTGAGAGATCTGGGAAGGTGGAAGTTTCAGCTAAACAA GTATGGAACTGGTTTCAGAACAGGCGATATGCCCTTCGAGCTAAAGCAACTAAGGCTCCAGCTCCTGAGCAGGTATACGTTCCTCCTGTTCCCAGAGACGATCAAGCTGTAGCGAGAAATTTGCCCCCGACTCCTCAACCCCAGCCTGTCAACTCAA CTACAGTGAAAAGTATGCCTCAAGTCACTCAGTCTGTGCCTGCTCCATCAG CACAAAATGCCATCAGGAATGCTTCGGATAATTCTCAGTTGGAGTTTGAAGCTAAATCTGCGAGAGATGGTGCATG GTATGATGTCGCTTCATTTTTATCGCACAGATCCTTAGAGACTGCAGATCCG GAAGTTCTTGTGCGTTTTGCTGGATTTGGTCCAGAAGAGGATGAATGGGTCAATATCCGCAGGCACGTGAGACAGCGATCACTCCCATGTGAATCATCAGAATGCGTAGCTGTTCTGCCGGGAGATCTGACGCTATGCTTCCAG GAAGGGAAAGAGCAGGCCTTATACTTCGACGCACATGTTCTTGATGCCCAAAGACGGAGGCATGATGTACGAGGTTGTCGTTGTAGATTTCTAGTCCGATACGATCATGACCAAGCTGAG GAAATAGTTCCTCTCAGAAAGGTTTGTCGTCGACCTGAGACAGATTACAGGTTGCAGCAACTTCATACCAGTTCTACAAACGTGAATCCACAGAAAATAGGTTTGGATCTTCATGTTGTGAATTCAACAAAAATCAGCGTCCCAGATGAAACCCAAAAGCAGCCAAAAACCGAGGAGCATGTAGATGGAGGAAGAACCGTTGCTTCTCCAGTTACTCCTCCGCATGCTCCTGCAACAGTAGAATCGACATTGGTTCCTTCAAATACTATCGAGACTAAAACTGAAACTGCTGTTGCAAACTCAAATCCATTAGATGCTGCTACTGTCCCTAGTGGCTCCAATCTAAGCGTGCAGCAGGGGTAG